The Brassica napus cultivar Da-Ae chromosome C7, Da-Ae, whole genome shotgun sequence genomic interval GAGTAAAAGGGTTTAAAGTACCTTCAACAGGGTAGCTGGAGAGGAAGCACCATGTGAAATTGGTCCTGCTTTCCTTCCATCAAGCTCATAGAGCTCACCTGCAATATTTGATTTAGTGCCAATTTATAATTGAGTTTGATGaattcagtttttttaaatGAGAAAATTCGTTACCATCTACACAAGCTAGACAGATGAAATGCGTGTTCACTTCATCAGAAGCCTATAGAAAATGGGGAAaagaaagtaagaaaaaaacaatgtaaCAAAGAAATAAACATGTTTCCACATTAGCATAATAGGAGCTATGAGTTTACCGGCGTTTCACCAGCTGTAACAGCTGCAGAATGAGCATCTTCTATTTGACTATCATTCTCTAGAAACCTTCCACGCTATCATAATTACCAATATAAACATTAACCATGAAACAAACActtatatttaagaaatatcaaaTCTAGAGGAAGATGATAAGATGGATAAACCTCCATAGGAGTCATATTGCTGGTGGTTTTGAAAAACTTATCTAAGAAGGATCCCTCAGCTGAAAAAGTAAAGGAGAAAGTAATAATCGTCAAGGTTATATATCACTTAATATAAGGAAAATCACAGAGAGAGATGTTAACAAACTTACAAAGCTTGATTTCAGAGGTAATGTTGCCAATAGCATGAAGAAGACCAATGGTTCCACAAGCATTACCAACAGTTTGTTTCATGAAGTAAACTTTATCACTATGCACCTATCAACCACACATAACCAGTATGAAACTACACAATTCAAGTTTATAAAATTACAAGGCAGGTGTTGATGAATCACAAACTCACCTTCTCCTTGATCTCCTTGTCTTGCTCAATTCTCTCTTCTTCACTCTATACACCAAAACATGGGTTCTTCAATCAATACAAGCAGTGAGAATCAAAGACGGGATTCAATTTGATAATAACAATTAACAAAGAAGAGACCTTTTTGGTGATAGGGTAAAGGAAGAGAACAGCAAGGACAGGCTTTGGAACCATCTCAAGGAGCTCGTCATCTAAACCAAACACATCATTACACTCAGCTGCATCTGGGGCAAGTCCAAGCCCCCACAGAAactgcacacacacacaccaatACGAAGAAAAATCACTGAATAGACCTAGAAGAATCTTCCCAGTTTTAGAAACCTTCACTTTCCGATGATCGGAGAAGGAATACTTTGTGAAACGAGACAATACCTGATTCATAACATCTGGGTTAGCTTCAAGTGGAAGCCATCTCTTAGCTGAAGAACTCTCGTCTATGGTCGCCATCTTAAGGATCGTCTCTCTTTTGATCGGTGTTTGTAGAAGAAATCAAATCTATGAAGAAACGAATCAATGAAAGAAGTTCCGTGAAGGAAGCTCATACTCTAAGCGGTGCTGTTAACGGGCCTGACCCATTTAAGCTGTTTATTTACAGTACACGTGCTCACAGTAGATAAATGATTCAACCATATGCTGATATAAAACCGGCCCGGCCCGGCCCAAACTGATTATAATTTTGATCTTACGGAGATTAACGGCGTGGATTACGTTTACGGTAGAGACGCGCGCAGAGGATAATCTTACGGAGTTTTTTTTAGAGATTAGGGTATTTAGAGGAAAGTATCATAGGGCTAGGGTTTTGCTACTCTCTTCTTCACACACACTTTGTTAGGCGTCGAAACAACGCTGTCCGAATCATATCTTCGATTCTGATTTTTATTCTTCCTTCATGAATACGTATAGTCACTAAGGGTTTCTTCATCCtccaaaaaagaaacaaattcctcaaaaaaaataataataaccgGACTAGTTGGTTTCTCGATTGATTAATGGCGACCGTGAACCCTTTCGATCTCTTGGACGATGACACAGAGGACCTCCACAAGCTCGTGGCGGCTAAGCCATTGAAGTCTGAGAAAACAGCTCCGGTTCAGCTTGGTAAGCTGCCGACTAAGCCGCTTCCTCCTTCTCAAGCTGGTGAGGCTTTCTCTTTGTTTAATTGGTTCTGTTTCTCAAGTTTTGATTCTAGTTTTGTAGATTGGATTAATTGGTTCTGCTTGATTGAGTTTATTAAAGTCAAACTTGTGAACTCTTGTCCTGAAGACATCAAGTGTAATAGATGAAAAACGAGTTGACTTTTTCTGTTTAGTTGAGGTTTGACTTTATTTGGTCGTCGTTATAGATTCGGGATATGAATGAGtttctttattatatttatttatattgaaaTGATTACACGAGATgttacatttttgtttaatttgattaGTGAGGGAGGGAAAGAACGGACCTGGAGGAGGAGGTCGCGGTGGTGGTGGACATGGTAGGAGCGGTGGATTCAACAGGGAGCCCAGGAACAATGATGGTCCTGCTAATGAAAACGGATATGTTGGAGGCTACAGACGCTCTGAGGAAGGAGATGGAGCGAGACGTGGTGGGTCTGTGGGTGGATACCGTGGCCGTGGTGGTCGACGTGGAGGCTTCAACAGTGGAGAGTCGGGTGACTTTGAACGCCCACGTAGGAACTTTGACCGCCAGAGTGGAACAGGTCACGGGTAAGCAAACCAAAGCTTGTTAAAATTGATActcttttgtaataatttttggtttgtgatttgTTAAACTTGTTGTTGAGTAGAAATGGGTTTAAACGCGATGGAGCTGGCCGTGGCAACTGGGGAACCAATGAAGATGAAATTCCtccgtaagttttttttaaaacggttTAGATCATGTATATGTTTTCTGTGGTCTTGAAAATGAACTGTTATTGTTGCAATCACTAGAGTAACTGAAGAATCCGCAGCAGTGGTGGAGAAGAGTTTGGCTGCTGAGAAGGAAGGTGAAGCAACTGATGCTAACAAAGAGACACCTGTTGAAGAGAAAGCAGAGCCCGAGGACAAGGTAATCATCTTTTTAGCTCATTTCTCAATCATGTGAAGTGTTTATCTAATGGTGATTTGCTGTTTTGTAGGAGATGACTCTGGAAGAGTATGAGAAGGTTTTGGAGGAGAAGAGGAAAGCTCTACAGGCAACAAAGATTGAGGAGAGGAAGGTTGACACAAAAGTGTTTGAGACCATGCAACAGCTCTCAAACAAAAAGAGCAACAACGATGAGGTCTTCATCAAACTGGTGAGTTAGTATTTCATTAAtcttctattaaaatagagtgtGTGCGTGCTTATTGAAACTTGAAATGGTGTTGTTATCAGGGAACAGAGAAGGACAAGCGCCCAGTTGAGAAAGAGGAGAAGACCAAGAAGGTTCGCTAGTTTACTCCTCCCAAGGATTAAAgcattttttgttcaaaatctTTCTCATGCTTAATGTATGTTTATGTGAATTTTGGTAGTCGTTGAGCATAAATGAGTTTCTGAAACCTGCGAATGGAGAGAGGTACAGAGGTGGTTACCGTGGTGGAAGGGAAGGACGTGGAGGTCGTGGACcaagagaaggagctgaaggAAGAGGTCGTGGACCAAGAGGAGCCGATGGAGGAGAAAACCAGAGGGCTGCTGCACCAAAAAGGGTCGCTCCTGCACCAAAAATTGAAGACGCCGCACAGTTCCCTACTCTGGGAAAGTGAAGGCTCTCTTCTGTCTTGGTCCTTTTCAGCCTCTGGTCTTTGTTTTTGTAATCTCTCTCACCTGGTTTGGATTTTGTTCTTCTGATTATGTTGCTATTGTTATACCCTTCGTTTTGTTCTACGAACCCAATTTTGGGAGTTTTTAATATTAAGTTAAATGAGGCAGAAAGAAGAATCCATTCTTCGACCAATGTTTATGTAACTTTTTAGCCTTAAAGTTAACTGAGactttattttaagaaaagaaaaacttcgcgatgaaaaACTTAGCTTATTGTGTTCCAAGTACCTTACAAAGAATATAGAAGATTTTGAACATAGTGATAGAAAAACCAAAACacataagatgaagaagagcaaAGATGTTTCAGATGTCATACATTCAAACGGATGAGacactataatatatatatatatagttaaggGTTTCAAAAAGAGAATTAAGAAGAGCAGCAGCCTGATTGCTGGTTTACAGGTTGTCCTCGGATCTGGACGGTTGCTGGCTTGGATCCTCCTGAAGGTTGGCTCGCCATTCTGCAAGCAAACCGGACTTAGTCTACTCTACAAGTGTGACCAAATCTATGAGCTCAGTTAATAATGAATTACCTCGTCTTGATTGCAGCAGTCATGGCCATGAAAGCTTCTTCGACATTGGTAGCATTCTTGGCACTTGTCTCCAAGAATGGGATCCCAAGTTCATCTGCAAAAGCCTGTGACACATTACAGTAAATCCTCAAGACAAGACCTTAACTCTGTGACGAACTTGTGAAGCATATTTTTACTTGGGCTGTTTCAGTGGATACTACTTTCTGTGACGTGAGATCGTTTTTGTTCCCAACCAGTAGCTTGTTCACACTCTCACTGGCGTAGCGGTCGATTTCGTTTAGCCATTGCTTGACATTGTTGAAGCTTTCTTGGTCTGTTACATCATAAGTCACCTGACCAAAAAGAAAGTCTCATTGATGGACGTAAGAGAACATGGAGTTAGAAATGTGAGAGCATACAATGATTCCATGAGCTCCTCTGTAGTAACTGCTGGTGATCGTTCTGAAACGCTCTTGACCTGCCGTGTCCCACTGCATAATTGGTGATAATAACAAACAGAATGAGCATACAAATCTCAATCTGAGTGATCTGACGCGGCTGACTCAGGACAACTTACAATCTGGAGTTTGATGGTCTTCCCATCTTgttcgacagtgcgaattttctACAAAAgatcattaaaaaaacattagaaacGTGTAATGATTTTACCCATAACCAAATTGATAAATGGAAGAAGAGGCTTACGAAGTCAACACCAATGGTGCTGATGTAGCTATCCAGGTAGGAATCATCCTGCACCAACAACAACACCACTTCAAAAGAGCAACAACAAGAGCACTGAACTGAgtatagagaaagagagagagagagagagatacttaCAGCAAACCTTAGAAGCAAGCATGATTTGCCAACACCAGAATCACCAATGAGCAAAAGCTTGAACAGATAGTCACTGCAAACGAAAGACAAAAACAGAGAATCAATTCGATAATTCTCCATCAGCTATTATTTTTCAATCGAAAATCATCTGTGAATTCAAGAGATCTCTCAACCAAATTTCATAGATCCATACGATCCACGATATCGAATCAAACAGAATGATAACAAAGCTAAAATTGGTCCTTCTTCGATGATCCAAAATAGAAGCTAAAACTACAGAGACGCTCAAAT includes:
- the LOC106440245 gene encoding ubiquitin carboxyl-terminal hydrolase 3; amino-acid sequence: MATIDESSSAKRWLPLEANPDVMNQFLWGLGLAPDAAECNDVFGLDDELLEMVPKPVLAVLFLYPITKKSEEERIEQDKEIKEKVHSDKVYFMKQTVGNACGTIGLLHAIGNITSEIKLSEGSFLDKFFKTTSNMTPMERGRFLENDSQIEDAHSAAVTAGETPASDEVNTHFICLACVDGELYELDGRKAGPISHGASSPATLLKDSTKVIKKIIEKNPDTLNFNVMAISKRT
- the LOC106440237 gene encoding RGG repeats nuclear RNA binding protein B yields the protein MATVNPFDLLDDDTEDLHKLVAAKPLKSEKTAPVQLGKLPTKPLPPSQAVREGKNGPGGGGRGGGGHGRSGGFNREPRNNDGPANENGYVGGYRRSEEGDGARRGGSVGGYRGRGGRRGGFNSGESGDFERPRRNFDRQSGTGHGNGFKRDGAGRGNWGTNEDEIPPVTEESAAVVEKSLAAEKEGEATDANKETPVEEKAEPEDKEMTLEEYEKVLEEKRKALQATKIEERKVDTKVFETMQQLSNKKSNNDEVFIKLGTEKDKRPVEKEEKTKKSLSINEFLKPANGERYRGGYRGGREGRGGRGPREGAEGRGRGPRGADGGENQRAAAPKRVAPAPKIEDAAQFPTLGK
- the LOC106440249 gene encoding ras-related protein RABD2b isoform X2; the encoded protein is MNPEYDYLFKLLLIGDSGVGKSCLLLRFADDSYLDSYISTIGVDFKIRTVEQDGKTIKLQIWDTAGQERFRTITSSYYRGAHGIIVTYDVTDQESFNNVKQWLNEIDRYASESVNKLLVGNKNDLTSQKVVSTETAQAFADELGIPFLETSAKNATNVEEAFMAMTAAIKTRMASQPSGGSKPATVQIRGQPVNQQSGCCSS
- the LOC106440249 gene encoding ras-related protein RABD2b isoform X1; this translates as MNPEYDYLFKLLLIGDSGVGKSCLLLRFAVSISLSLSLSLYSVQCSCCCSFEVVLLLVQDDSYLDSYISTIGVDFKIRTVEQDGKTIKLQIWDTAGQERFRTITSSYYRGAHGIIVTYDVTDQESFNNVKQWLNEIDRYASESVNKLLVGNKNDLTSQKVVSTETAQAFADELGIPFLETSAKNATNVEEAFMAMTAAIKTRMASQPSGGSKPATVQIRGQPVNQQSGCCSS